Proteins encoded together in one Pseudomonas sp. ADAK13 window:
- the fabB gene encoding beta-ketoacyl-ACP synthase I: MRRVVITGLGIVSCLGNDKETVSANLRASRPGIRFNPEYAEMGLRSQVSGSIDLPLEELIDRKIYRFVGHAAAYAYLAMKDAITDSGLSEDQVSNVRTGLIAGSGGASTLNQMEALDILREKGVKRVGPYRVTRTMGSTVSACLATPFKIKGVNYSISSACATSAHCIGTAVEQIQLGKQDIVFAGGGEEEHWSQSFLFDAMGALSTQYNETPEKASRAYDAKRDGFVIAGGGGMVVVEELEHALARGAKIYAEIVGYGATSDGYDMVAPSGEGAIRCMQMAMATVDTPIDYLNTHGTSTPVGDSKEMEGVRAVFGDKAPAISSTKSLSGHSLGAAGVHEAIYCLLMMEGNFMAGSANIEELDPEVADMPILTKTREDASINTVMSNSFGFGGTNATLVLKRWQGK; the protein is encoded by the coding sequence ATGCGCCGCGTCGTTATCACTGGTCTGGGCATCGTTTCGTGCCTGGGCAATGACAAAGAGACCGTCTCCGCTAACCTGCGTGCAAGTCGCCCTGGCATCCGCTTTAACCCGGAATATGCCGAAATGGGTCTGCGTAGCCAGGTTTCCGGCTCCATCGACCTGCCCCTCGAAGAACTGATTGATCGCAAGATCTATCGCTTCGTCGGCCACGCCGCCGCTTACGCCTACCTGGCCATGAAGGACGCAATCACCGATTCCGGCCTGAGCGAAGACCAGGTGTCCAACGTGCGCACCGGCCTGATCGCCGGTTCCGGTGGCGCGTCGACCTTGAACCAGATGGAAGCGCTGGACATCCTGCGCGAGAAAGGCGTCAAGCGTGTCGGCCCGTACCGCGTCACGCGGACCATGGGCAGCACCGTTTCCGCCTGCCTGGCCACGCCATTCAAGATCAAGGGCGTGAACTACTCGATCTCCTCCGCTTGCGCCACCAGTGCTCACTGCATCGGTACTGCGGTAGAGCAGATCCAGCTGGGCAAGCAAGACATCGTGTTTGCTGGCGGCGGTGAAGAAGAACATTGGAGCCAGTCGTTCCTGTTCGACGCCATGGGCGCCCTGTCGACCCAGTACAACGAAACCCCGGAAAAAGCCTCCCGTGCCTACGACGCCAAGCGTGACGGTTTCGTCATCGCCGGTGGCGGCGGCATGGTGGTGGTCGAGGAGCTGGAACACGCCCTGGCCCGTGGTGCGAAGATCTACGCGGAAATCGTCGGCTACGGCGCCACTTCCGACGGCTACGACATGGTTGCGCCAAGCGGCGAAGGCGCCATCCGCTGCATGCAGATGGCCATGGCTACCGTTGATACCCCGATCGACTACCTGAACACCCACGGCACTTCGACTCCGGTCGGCGACTCCAAGGAAATGGAAGGCGTGCGTGCGGTATTCGGCGACAAGGCACCGGCGATCAGCTCTACCAAGAGCCTGTCGGGTCACTCCCTGGGCGCCGCCGGCGTTCACGAAGCGATCTACTGCCTGCTGATGATGGAAGGCAACTTCATGGCAGGTTCTGCCAACATCGAGGAACTGGACCCGGAAGTGGCTGACATGCCGATCCTGACCAAGACCCGTGAAGATGCAAGCATCAACACTGTGATGAGCAACAGCTTCGGCTTTGGTGGCACTAACGCTACCCTGGTGCTGAAACGCTGGCAGGGCAAGTAA
- a CDS encoding methyl-accepting chemotaxis protein, with product MNIRSLNIAPRAGLGFGLLALMVFALGGFALLQMGNMRQQSDQVENNWLPSVMAVGEMNQDLLRVRALTLRLLLNRDPQAITQNEQKITELKSGLHKAQSLYEGLIVLPEERVLFDRFKAEEARYLQRQEQVMGFSRANQLEDAIKVVNGEMNQLADELAGTLRELVTLNKVSANQAASQAQSVFAQSRSWVVGMIAVTALITIGLALLLTRSIVLPLSQSLKVAQGVASGDLTGVITVSGKDEPARLQQALKSMQESLRETIRRISDSSSQLASASEELSCVTEDATRGLHQQSQEIEQAATAVNQMTAAVEEVASNAVATSQASRESDRIAQHGREQVHQTVLSIESLADDVTANATQVEDLAQKVYGISKVLDVIRSIAEQTNLLALNAAIEAARAGDAGRGFAVVADEVRALAHRTQQSTQEIEQMISGIQQGTDQAVSSMQQSNTRARSTLDIAKSAGTALEEIASAFTLINERNLVIASASEEQAAVAREVDRNLMNIRDLAQQTSAGANQTSAASQELSRLAVDLNTMVARFSV from the coding sequence ATGAATATCAGAAGTCTGAATATTGCCCCTCGCGCCGGCCTGGGGTTTGGTTTGCTGGCGCTGATGGTGTTTGCCCTGGGCGGTTTTGCCCTGTTGCAGATGGGCAATATGCGCCAGCAGTCGGACCAGGTGGAAAACAACTGGCTGCCCAGCGTGATGGCGGTCGGTGAAATGAATCAGGACCTGCTGCGGGTGCGGGCCCTGACGTTACGCTTGTTGCTCAACCGCGACCCGCAGGCGATCACGCAGAATGAACAGAAAATCACCGAGCTGAAAAGCGGCTTGCACAAGGCTCAGTCCCTCTACGAGGGGTTGATCGTGCTGCCTGAAGAGCGGGTGTTGTTCGATCGCTTCAAAGCCGAGGAAGCGCGCTACCTGCAACGCCAGGAGCAGGTCATGGGGTTTTCCCGGGCCAATCAGCTGGAAGACGCGATCAAGGTGGTTAACGGTGAGATGAACCAGTTGGCCGACGAGTTGGCTGGCACCTTGCGGGAGCTGGTGACGCTGAACAAGGTCAGTGCCAATCAGGCGGCGAGCCAGGCCCAAAGCGTGTTCGCCCAATCGCGCAGCTGGGTAGTCGGCATGATTGCCGTGACGGCGCTGATCACCATTGGCCTGGCGTTGCTGCTGACCCGCAGCATCGTGCTGCCGTTATCCCAGTCGCTGAAAGTCGCACAGGGCGTGGCCAGCGGCGACCTGACTGGCGTGATTACGGTCAGCGGCAAGGACGAGCCGGCGCGTTTGCAGCAGGCGCTGAAAAGCATGCAGGAGAGCCTGCGGGAAACCATCCGGCGTATTTCCGATTCGTCCAGCCAATTGGCGTCGGCTTCCGAAGAACTCAGTTGCGTGACGGAAGACGCGACCCGTGGGCTGCATCAGCAGAGTCAGGAAATCGAACAGGCGGCCACTGCGGTGAATCAGATGACGGCGGCGGTGGAGGAGGTGGCGAGCAATGCGGTGGCCACGTCCCAGGCGTCGCGTGAGTCTGACCGGATCGCCCAGCATGGTCGTGAGCAGGTGCATCAGACGGTGTTGTCGATTGAGTCCCTGGCCGATGATGTGACGGCCAACGCGACGCAGGTGGAGGACCTGGCGCAGAAGGTGTATGGCATCAGCAAGGTGCTTGATGTGATTCGCTCGATTGCCGAGCAGACCAATTTGCTGGCGCTGAATGCTGCCATTGAAGCGGCGCGGGCCGGGGATGCGGGGCGTGGGTTTGCGGTGGTGGCGGATGAGGTGCGGGCGTTGGCGCATCGTACGCAGCAGTCGACCCAGGAGATCGAGCAGATGATCAGCGGGATTCAGCAGGGGACTGATCAGGCTGTCAGCTCTATGCAGCAGAGCAACACGCGGGCGCGTTCGACGCTGGATATCGCCAAGTCGGCGGGTACGGCGCTGGAGGAGATTGCTTCGGCGTTTACCTTGATCAATGAGCGCAACCTGGTGATTGCCAGTGCCTCGGAAGAGCAGGCGGCAGTGGCGCGGGAGGTGGATCGCAATTTGATGAATATCCGTGATCTGGCGCAACAGACGTCGGCGGGGGCGAATCAGACCAGTGCGGCGAGTCAGGAGTTGTCGCGGTTGGCGGTGGATCTCAACACCATGGTGGCTAGGTTTTCGGTTTAG
- a CDS encoding DUF3859 domain-containing protein, with the protein MQFTRSGALAALMMISSLASAEVRIEGPVEFGVFDGPKADLQAGERVLRRSNEQIQATTVVPATLGTKFGLRYQLLGKAAEDTPLTLLYFTPGIRTPDGVRHDKLEVTQKLVPGAPQEVMAFEFTEHHEVVPGEWRFMVFQGDRLLTQKSFTVR; encoded by the coding sequence ATGCAATTCACCCGTTCAGGCGCCCTGGCGGCGCTGATGATGATCAGCAGCCTGGCCAGTGCCGAAGTGCGTATCGAAGGCCCAGTGGAGTTCGGCGTGTTTGATGGCCCTAAAGCCGATCTGCAAGCCGGGGAGCGCGTGCTGCGCCGCAGCAACGAACAGATCCAGGCCACCACCGTGGTGCCGGCGACGCTGGGCACCAAGTTCGGGCTGCGCTATCAATTGCTTGGCAAAGCTGCCGAAGACACGCCACTGACCTTGCTCTACTTCACCCCGGGCATTCGCACGCCGGACGGTGTGCGTCATGACAAACTCGAAGTGACCCAGAAGCTGGTTCCCGGTGCGCCGCAGGAGGTGATGGCGTTCGAGTTCACCGAGCACCACGAAGTCGTGCCCGGGGAGTGGCGTTTCATGGTGTTCCAGGGCGACCGCCTGCTGACGCAAAAGAGCTTTACCGTACGCTGA
- a CDS encoding amidohydrolase family protein yields MRRTRLSIALLLAAASFAVQARDYAYSDAHLHYVDFFQESAGMDKLLKAMADNRIEHVMISGIPVAKKWHEDEPKRPRYYAGDDADAYWYSATDVFVADAVNKLSPEQRQRFHPFLSGFNPNDKNAASHIQRMLDLNPGLWQGIGEVFTRHDDLTALTSGDTPRANNEAMTRIYHLAAENDLPVMVHSNITSKREKNPLYLAEMEEPLRNHPHTRFIWAHAGSSMEIHRHQTQMDFLLPTLARLLEAYPNLYVDLSWSVLTPYLLDEAGTPRPEWVKLVERFPDRFMLGSDVVGRFNKLGKEMRSFDPFLDALPEDVARKVARDNFLAILPKPK; encoded by the coding sequence GTGCGCCGGACCCGCCTGAGTATTGCCCTGTTGTTGGCCGCCGCGAGCTTTGCGGTACAGGCCCGCGACTATGCCTACAGCGATGCGCACCTGCATTACGTCGACTTCTTCCAGGAGTCGGCGGGCATGGACAAGTTGCTCAAGGCCATGGCCGATAATCGCATCGAGCATGTGATGATTTCCGGGATTCCCGTGGCCAAGAAGTGGCACGAAGACGAACCCAAGCGCCCGCGCTATTACGCCGGGGATGACGCCGACGCCTATTGGTACAGCGCCACCGACGTGTTCGTCGCCGACGCGGTCAATAAACTTAGCCCGGAGCAACGTCAGCGCTTTCATCCGTTCCTCAGCGGTTTCAACCCCAACGACAAAAACGCGGCGTCCCACATCCAGCGCATGCTCGACCTCAATCCGGGGCTGTGGCAAGGCATCGGCGAAGTCTTCACCCGTCACGATGACCTGACCGCACTGACCTCCGGCGACACGCCAAGGGCCAATAACGAGGCGATGACCCGCATCTATCACCTGGCAGCGGAGAACGATTTGCCGGTGATGGTGCACTCCAACATCACCTCCAAGCGTGAGAAAAATCCGTTGTATCTGGCGGAAATGGAAGAGCCGCTGCGCAACCACCCGCACACCCGGTTCATCTGGGCCCATGCGGGCAGCAGCATGGAAATCCACCGGCACCAGACGCAGATGGATTTCTTGCTGCCCACCCTGGCGCGCCTGCTGGAGGCTTACCCGAACCTGTACGTCGACCTGTCCTGGAGCGTGCTCACGCCTTACTTGCTGGATGAGGCTGGAACGCCACGTCCTGAGTGGGTAAAGCTGGTGGAGCGCTTCCCGGACCGCTTCATGCTCGGTTCAGACGTGGTAGGGCGCTTCAACAAGCTCGGTAAGGAAATGCGCAGCTTCGACCCGTTCCTCGATGCGCTGCCTGAAGACGTGGCCAGAAAGGTCGCGCGGGACAATTTCCTGGCGATTTTGCCCAAGCCCAAGTGA
- a CDS encoding OsmC family protein, with the protein MPVTVNTLNAENFRHSVNINNHELFTDLPKSLGGDDSAPSPHDYFDAALASCKALTVKLYAQKKDIPLTGVTVEVTHDSTEEQKGKYTLNVKLTLKGVLTDEQRDELHRVADRCPVHKLMTTAEVTIETRLSEGAFSQ; encoded by the coding sequence ATGCCTGTTACCGTGAATACGCTGAACGCCGAAAACTTCCGCCACAGCGTCAATATCAATAACCACGAGCTGTTTACCGACCTGCCCAAGAGCCTGGGCGGCGACGACTCGGCGCCCTCTCCCCACGATTACTTCGATGCCGCGCTGGCTTCGTGCAAGGCCCTGACCGTCAAGCTCTATGCCCAGAAAAAAGATATTCCGCTCACCGGCGTCACCGTGGAAGTCACCCATGACAGCACCGAAGAGCAAAAGGGCAAATACACGCTCAACGTCAAACTCACCCTCAAGGGTGTACTCACCGACGAGCAGCGCGATGAGCTGCACCGTGTGGCGGATCGCTGCCCGGTGCACAAGCTGATGACCACGGCCGAAGTCACCATCGAGACCCGGCTCTCGGAAGGCGCCTTCAGCCAGTAG
- a CDS encoding pirin family protein, producing MTTVTVIRPRAEDVEGQPILRPLPSRQCRSVGPFVFFDHMLHTRYAPGTGMNIRQHPHIGLSTLTYLFEGELLHKDSLGSDQVVKAGDVSWMTAGSAIAHVERSPEALKASGFGLHGLQVWLASPKEHEQGPGHYSHHPAASLPVSENLGVQIRLIAGSGFCLESPVPVLSPTLYAEVRMQTATTLLIPDEHAERAVYVLEGEAQLEGEVLEVHSLVVLPEGESLALFAETDCHLVVFGGAALDGPRRINWNFVASDPVLIEQARQRWAAGDWPTVPGESERIELPGGKA from the coding sequence ATGACCACAGTGACCGTGATCCGCCCCCGCGCCGAAGACGTTGAAGGGCAACCGATCCTGCGCCCGTTGCCCTCCCGGCAATGCCGCAGCGTCGGGCCGTTCGTGTTTTTCGACCATATGCTGCACACCCGCTATGCCCCGGGCACCGGCATGAATATTCGCCAGCACCCGCATATCGGCCTCTCCACCCTGACCTACTTGTTTGAAGGCGAACTCCTGCACAAGGACAGCCTGGGTTCCGACCAGGTTGTAAAGGCCGGGGACGTCAGCTGGATGACCGCCGGCAGCGCCATCGCCCACGTTGAACGCAGCCCCGAAGCACTCAAGGCCAGTGGTTTTGGCCTGCACGGGCTGCAAGTGTGGCTGGCCTCGCCCAAGGAACATGAGCAAGGGCCTGGGCATTACAGCCATCACCCCGCCGCCAGCTTGCCGGTGAGTGAGAACCTTGGCGTGCAGATTCGCCTGATTGCCGGCAGCGGCTTTTGCCTGGAATCGCCGGTGCCGGTGCTGTCGCCCACCCTGTATGCCGAGGTTCGAATGCAGACGGCCACCACGCTGCTGATCCCGGATGAACATGCGGAACGGGCGGTGTATGTGCTGGAGGGTGAGGCGCAGTTGGAGGGCGAGGTGCTGGAGGTGCACAGCCTGGTGGTGTTACCGGAGGGCGAAAGCCTAGCGCTGTTTGCCGAGACGGATTGCCATCTGGTGGTGTTCGGCGGCGCGGCGCTGGACGGGCCACGGCGGATCAACTGGAATTTTGTCGCGAGTGACCCGGTGTTGATCGAGCAGGCTCGCCAGCGTTGGGCGGCCGGGGATTGGCCGACGGTGCCGGGGGAAAGTGAGCGGATCGAGTTGCCTGGAGGCAAGGCTTAA
- a CDS encoding dienelactone hydrolase family protein, which produces MSQITVRSVVYQIDGQSYESRLAFDASHKGPLPGLLMAPNWMGVSAGAEEIAKSVASKGYVVLLADLYGQTVRPSNGDEAGAAMMPLKNDRPLLNKRMQVALDHLKTQTEAAVDTSKLATFGFCFGGCCSLELARTGAPLKAAVSFHGSLDTPNPADAKNIKGSVLVLHGASDPLVPKEQLPAFEDEMNAAGVDWQLLSYGGAVHSFTDPHANVPGKMMYDAKTAARAFQSMHNLLDEVFKG; this is translated from the coding sequence ATGAGCCAAATCACCGTGCGTTCCGTGGTCTATCAGATTGATGGCCAGTCTTATGAAAGCCGCCTGGCATTTGATGCCAGTCATAAGGGCCCGCTGCCAGGGTTGTTGATGGCGCCGAACTGGATGGGTGTCAGTGCCGGCGCTGAAGAGATCGCCAAGAGCGTGGCCAGCAAGGGCTACGTGGTCTTGCTTGCCGACTTGTACGGGCAAACTGTTCGCCCTTCGAATGGCGATGAAGCAGGTGCGGCGATGATGCCGTTGAAGAATGACCGGCCGCTGCTGAACAAGCGCATGCAAGTCGCGCTTGATCACCTGAAGACCCAGACCGAAGCGGCGGTGGATACCTCGAAGCTGGCAACCTTCGGTTTCTGCTTCGGCGGCTGCTGCTCCCTGGAGCTGGCGCGTACCGGTGCGCCGTTGAAAGCCGCCGTTTCGTTCCACGGCAGCCTCGACACACCGAACCCGGCCGATGCGAAAAACATCAAGGGTTCAGTGCTGGTGTTGCACGGCGCTTCCGACCCGCTGGTGCCGAAAGAGCAACTGCCGGCGTTTGAAGACGAAATGAACGCTGCCGGTGTGGATTGGCAATTGCTGAGCTACGGCGGTGCAGTGCACTCGTTTACCGACCCGCACGCGAACGTGCCGGGCAAGATGATGTATGACGCGAAGACCGCCGCACGGGCCTTCCAGTCGATGCATAACTTGCTGGATGAAGTGTTCAAGGGCTGA
- the htpG gene encoding molecular chaperone HtpG has product MSVETQKETLGFQTEVKQLLHLMIHSLYSNKEIFLRELISNASDAVDKLRFEALSKPELLEGGAELKIRVSFDKDAKTVTLEDNGIGMSRDDAITHLGTIAKSGTADFMKNLSGDQKKDSHLIGQFGVGFYSAFIVADKVEVFSRRAGLAASEGVHWSSKGEGEFEIATIDKADRGTRIVLHLKSGEDEFADGWRLRNIIKKYSDHIALPIELPKEQAAAEGEEKPALEWETVNRASALWTRPRTEVKDEEYQEFYKHIAHDYENPLSWSHNKVEGKLEYSSLLYVPGRAPFDLYQREAPKGLKLYVQRVFVMDQAESFLPLYLRFIKGVVDSNDLSLNVSREILQKDPIIDSMKSALTKRVLDMLEKLAKNEPEQYKGFWKNFGQVMKEGPAEDFANKEKIAGLLRFASTHGDDGEQNVSLAEYLARAKEGQDKIYYLTGETYAQVKNSPHLEVFRKKGIEVLLLTDRIDEWLMSYLSDFDGKSFVDVARGDLDLGNLDSEEDKKAAEEVAKSKEGLVERIKTALGDAVSEVRVSHRLTDSPAILAIGEQDLGMQMRQILEASGQKVPDSKPIFEFNPAHPLIEKLDGEQSEERFGDLSHILFDQAALAAGDSLKDPAAYVRRLNKLLVELSV; this is encoded by the coding sequence ATGAGTGTGGAAACTCAAAAGGAAACCCTGGGCTTCCAGACCGAGGTGAAGCAACTGCTGCACCTCATGATCCATTCGCTGTATTCCAACAAGGAAATTTTCCTTCGCGAATTGATCTCGAACGCCTCTGACGCTGTCGACAAATTACGTTTCGAAGCCCTGTCCAAGCCTGAGTTGCTGGAAGGCGGCGCGGAACTGAAAATCCGTGTGAGCTTCGACAAAGACGCGAAAACCGTCACTCTCGAAGACAACGGTATCGGCATGAGCCGTGACGATGCGATCACCCACCTGGGGACCATCGCCAAATCCGGCACTGCTGATTTCATGAAGAACCTGTCGGGCGACCAGAAGAAAGATTCGCACCTGATCGGCCAATTCGGCGTGGGCTTCTACTCGGCCTTTATCGTTGCCGACAAGGTTGAAGTCTTCAGCCGCCGCGCCGGCCTTGCCGCCAGCGAAGGCGTGCACTGGTCTTCCAAGGGCGAGGGCGAGTTTGAAATCGCCACTATCGACAAGGCTGACCGCGGTACGCGCATTGTCCTGCACCTGAAGTCCGGTGAAGACGAATTCGCCGATGGCTGGCGCCTGCGCAATATCATCAAGAAATACTCCGACCATATTGCGTTGCCGATCGAGTTGCCGAAAGAACAAGCCGCTGCGGAAGGCGAAGAAAAGCCTGCGCTGGAATGGGAAACCGTCAACCGCGCCAGCGCCCTGTGGACCCGTCCTCGTACCGAAGTCAAGGACGAGGAATACCAGGAGTTCTACAAGCACATCGCTCACGACTACGAAAACCCGCTGAGCTGGAGCCACAACAAGGTCGAAGGCAAGCTGGAATACAGCTCGCTGCTCTACGTACCGGGCCGTGCTCCGTTCGACCTGTACCAGCGTGAAGCGCCGAAAGGCCTGAAGCTGTACGTGCAGCGCGTGTTCGTGATGGACCAGGCGGAATCGTTCCTGCCGTTGTACCTGCGCTTTATCAAGGGCGTGGTCGACTCCAACGACCTGTCGCTGAACGTGTCGCGGGAAATCCTGCAGAAAGACCCGATCATCGACTCGATGAAGTCGGCGCTGACCAAGCGTGTCCTCGACATGCTGGAAAAACTGGCGAAGAACGAGCCTGAGCAATACAAGGGCTTCTGGAAAAACTTCGGCCAGGTCATGAAAGAAGGCCCGGCAGAAGATTTCGCCAACAAGGAAAAAATTGCCGGCCTGCTGCGTTTCGCATCCACTCACGGTGACGACGGCGAGCAGAACGTTTCCCTGGCCGAATACCTGGCGCGCGCCAAGGAAGGTCAGGACAAGATCTACTACCTGACCGGCGAAACCTACGCTCAGGTCAAGAACAGCCCGCACCTGGAAGTCTTCCGCAAGAAAGGCATCGAAGTGCTGCTGCTGACTGACCGCATCGACGAGTGGCTGATGAGCTACCTCAGCGACTTCGACGGCAAGAGCTTTGTTGACGTCGCCCGTGGCGACCTGGACCTGGGCAACCTGGATTCCGAAGAAGACAAGAAAGCCGCTGAAGAAGTGGCCAAGTCCAAAGAAGGCCTGGTTGAGCGCATCAAGACCGCCTTGGGCGATGCCGTCAGCGAAGTGCGGGTTTCCCACCGTCTGACCGATTCCCCGGCGATTCTGGCCATCGGCGAGCAGGACTTGGGCATGCAGATGCGTCAGATCCTGGAAGCGAGCGGTCAGAAGGTTCCGGATTCCAAGCCGATCTTCGAATTCAACCCGGCTCACCCGCTGATCGAGAAACTCGACGGCGAGCAGAGCGAAGAGCGCTTTGGCGACCTGTCGCACATCCTCTTCGACCAGGCAGCCCTGGCTGCCGGCGACAGCCTGAAAGACCCGGCCGCTTATGTGCGCCGACTGAACAAGCTGTTGGTTGAACTGTCGGTTTAA
- a CDS encoding PaaI family thioesterase, with protein sequence MKHQFKTRLQQAHERGNYDALLNLIPYAKLIGIECTRLGDELLFRMPANKDNIGNPILPAIHGGVIAGFMELSAALHLLVFTGAPGVPKIIDFSLDYLRAGQFRDTYAKCQVWRQGRRVANVAITAWQSTQAEPIATARAHFKIEEPARP encoded by the coding sequence ATGAAGCATCAGTTCAAGACCCGACTGCAGCAGGCCCACGAGCGCGGCAACTACGACGCGCTGCTCAACCTGATTCCCTACGCCAAGCTGATCGGCATCGAATGCACGCGCCTGGGGGATGAATTGCTGTTCCGCATGCCGGCCAACAAAGACAACATTGGTAACCCGATATTGCCGGCGATCCACGGCGGGGTGATTGCAGGCTTCATGGAGCTGTCCGCCGCCTTGCATCTGCTGGTGTTCACCGGTGCACCGGGTGTGCCGAAGATCATCGATTTTTCCCTGGATTACCTGCGCGCCGGCCAGTTTCGCGACACCTACGCCAAATGCCAGGTGTGGCGCCAGGGGCGGCGGGTGGCCAATGTGGCGATTACTGCGTGGCAAAGCACCCAGGCTGAACCGATTGCCACCGCCCGTGCGCATTTCAAGATTGAGGAACCGGCTCGCCCTTGA
- a CDS encoding PaaI family thioesterase gives MTENPLLSRATRFVSALRHCQVLGIQVHAASEDGMTLVLPYGPHIVGDPQTGVIHGGALTSLMDTACGMATLCVLPEFEVCPTLDLRVDYMHPAEPHRPVFGFAQCYRVTTDVIFTRGFAYQDDPQQPIAHVVGTFMRMGKRLKGSQGLGNTIKGEQQP, from the coding sequence ATGACCGAAAATCCTCTTTTATCCCGTGCCACGCGTTTTGTTTCGGCCTTGCGTCACTGCCAGGTACTGGGTATCCAGGTGCATGCCGCCAGTGAAGACGGCATGACCCTGGTATTGCCCTATGGTCCGCATATTGTCGGTGATCCGCAGACCGGAGTGATCCATGGCGGCGCGCTGACGTCCTTGATGGACACCGCCTGCGGCATGGCCACCCTGTGTGTATTGCCGGAGTTCGAGGTCTGCCCGACCCTGGACCTGCGTGTCGACTACATGCACCCGGCCGAACCCCACAGGCCGGTGTTCGGTTTCGCCCAGTGCTACCGGGTGACCACCGACGTAATCTTCACCCGTGGCTTCGCCTACCAGGATGACCCGCAGCAGCCGATTGCCCATGTGGTGGGCACGTTCATGCGCATGGGCAAGCGCCTCAAGGGCAGCCAGGGCCTGGGTAATACGATCAAGGGAGAGCAGCAGCCATGA
- the brnQ gene encoding branched-chain amino acid transport system II carrier protein produces the protein MKVLKSQDILALGFMTFALFVGAGNIIFPPIVGLQSGPHVWMAALGFLITAVGLPVITVVALAKVGGGMDALSSPIGKIAGGLLAAAAYLAVGPLFATPRTATVSFEVGLAPLTGESPLALFLYSSVYFLLVFFISLYPGRLLDTVGRFLAPLKIIALAVLGIAAFALPAGDVGVATPEYVAAPFSQGFINGYLTMDTLGALVFGIVIVNAIRSRGVESPKLITRYAIIAGLIAGVGLALVYISLFRLGSGSHEVAAGAANGAAVLHAYVQHTFGSLGSGFLAVLISLACLVTAVGLTCACAEYFSRVLPLSYKTLVVILAVFSLFVSNLGLTKLIAFSIPVLTAIYPPCIVLVALSFCKDFWQEQGRIVGPVMLVSFIFGCIDALKGAGLADWMPSQLAHLPLSEQGLAWLVPSVMTLVVAVVIDRLLGKRSEAIA, from the coding sequence ATGAAAGTGTTGAAAAGCCAGGACATCCTGGCGTTGGGCTTTATGACTTTTGCCCTGTTCGTGGGCGCCGGCAACATCATCTTCCCGCCTATCGTCGGTTTGCAGTCCGGGCCTCATGTCTGGATGGCGGCGCTGGGCTTCCTGATCACCGCGGTCGGTTTGCCGGTGATCACTGTCGTCGCCCTGGCCAAGGTCGGTGGTGGCATGGACGCGTTGAGCAGCCCGATCGGCAAGATCGCCGGTGGCTTGCTGGCAGCGGCTGCTTACCTCGCAGTCGGCCCGTTGTTCGCCACCCCGCGAACCGCCACCGTTTCCTTTGAAGTGGGCCTGGCGCCGCTGACCGGTGAAAGCCCGCTGGCGCTGTTCCTCTACAGCTCGGTGTATTTCCTGTTGGTGTTCTTCATCTCCCTGTACCCGGGCCGTCTGCTGGATACCGTCGGTCGCTTCCTGGCGCCGTTGAAGATCATCGCCCTGGCCGTGCTGGGCATCGCTGCCTTCGCCCTGCCAGCCGGTGATGTGGGTGTCGCCACCCCTGAGTATGTGGCTGCTCCGTTCTCCCAGGGTTTTATCAATGGTTACCTGACCATGGATACCCTCGGTGCCCTGGTGTTCGGCATCGTGATCGTCAATGCGATTCGCTCCCGTGGCGTCGAGTCGCCGAAGCTGATCACCCGGTACGCGATCATTGCCGGGCTGATTGCCGGCGTGGGCCTGGCGCTGGTGTACATCAGCCTGTTCCGCCTTGGCTCGGGCAGCCATGAAGTGGCCGCCGGTGCCGCCAACGGCGCCGCCGTGCTGCACGCTTACGTCCAGCACACCTTCGGCTCCCTGGGCAGCGGCTTCCTCGCCGTGCTGATTTCCCTGGCGTGCCTGGTGACCGCGGTGGGCCTGACCTGCGCCTGCGCCGAGTACTTCAGCCGTGTATTGCCGCTGTCCTACAAGACCCTGGTGGTGATCCTGGCGGTGTTCTCGCTGTTTGTGTCCAACCTGGGCCTGACCAAGCTGATTGCGTTCTCGATCCCGGTACTCACCGCGATCTACCCGCCGTGCATCGTGCTGGTGGCCCTGAGCTTCTGTAAGGACTTCTGGCAGGAGCAGGGCCGTATCGTGGGCCCTGTGATGCTGGTGTCGTTCATCTTTGGCTGCATTGATGCGCTGAAGGGCGCAGGCCTGGCGGACTGGATGCCATCGCAACTGGCTCACCTGCCGTTGAGCGAGCAGGGCCTGGCGTGGTTGGTGCCTTCGGTGATGACCCTGGTGGTCGCCGTGGTTATTGATCGGCTGCTGGGCAAGCGCAGCGAAGCGATTGCTTAA